A portion of the Natronococcus sp. AD-5 genome contains these proteins:
- a CDS encoding ABC transporter ATP-binding protein, protein MNDSVTDRNGRAQRGLAVHLDGITKRFPGVVANDDVDLRVERGSVHALLGENGAGKTTLMNVLYGLYEPTEGRVVVDGTERSFDRPRDAIDAGVGMIHQHFMLVDPMTVAENIAMGNEPRKWGGLAVDRERIDREIRDLCDRYGFDVDPSTTVEELSVGAQQRVEILKALYRGADVLILDEPTAVLTPQEVEDLYAVLEELTDQGKTIIFITHKLGEAMHAADAITVLRDGESVGTVDPDGTTREELAELMVGREVLLETDSEPIETGQPVLSATNVAVEDDRGIELVSGIDLEVRAGEIVGIAGVDGNGQSELIEAITGLRTPDEGSIRFNGAEITEWSRRRRIDAGMAHVPEDRHEQGLVMPFDLVENAVLGSQRSSRFASGGRIDWRAVRDHADDVIDTYDVRPPDADADAESFSGGNQQKFIVGRELERDPDLVVATHPTRGVDIGSTEFIHDRLLELRRQGKSVLLVSSNLDEVQGLSDRLAVIYEGEFVDVTDPATVTEEELGLLMAGERPDETDERGRESAVDVDKPAEGGER, encoded by the coding sequence ATGAACGATTCGGTGACCGACCGAAACGGGCGAGCGCAGCGGGGCCTCGCCGTCCACCTCGACGGGATCACGAAGCGATTCCCCGGCGTCGTCGCGAACGACGACGTCGACCTTCGCGTCGAACGGGGCAGCGTCCACGCGCTGCTGGGCGAGAACGGGGCCGGCAAGACGACGCTCATGAACGTCCTCTACGGGCTCTACGAGCCCACCGAGGGGCGGGTCGTCGTCGACGGTACGGAACGATCGTTCGACAGGCCGCGAGACGCGATCGACGCCGGCGTGGGCATGATCCACCAGCACTTCATGCTAGTCGATCCGATGACCGTCGCCGAGAATATCGCGATGGGCAACGAACCCCGAAAGTGGGGCGGCCTGGCGGTCGACCGCGAGCGCATCGACCGGGAGATCCGCGACCTCTGTGACCGGTACGGGTTCGACGTCGACCCGTCGACGACGGTCGAGGAACTGAGCGTCGGCGCCCAACAACGCGTCGAGATCCTCAAGGCGCTGTACCGCGGCGCCGACGTCCTCATCCTGGACGAGCCGACGGCCGTGCTGACGCCACAGGAGGTCGAGGACCTGTACGCCGTCCTGGAGGAACTGACCGACCAGGGAAAGACGATCATCTTCATCACGCACAAACTCGGCGAGGCGATGCACGCGGCCGACGCGATCACCGTCCTCCGGGACGGGGAGTCGGTCGGAACGGTCGACCCGGACGGGACGACCCGCGAGGAACTCGCCGAACTGATGGTCGGTCGCGAGGTGTTGCTCGAGACCGACAGCGAACCGATCGAGACCGGTCAGCCGGTTCTCTCTGCGACGAACGTGGCCGTCGAGGACGACCGCGGGATCGAACTCGTCTCGGGGATCGACCTCGAGGTTCGCGCCGGCGAGATCGTCGGCATCGCGGGCGTCGACGGCAACGGACAGAGCGAACTGATCGAGGCGATCACGGGGCTCCGGACGCCCGACGAGGGGTCGATTCGCTTCAACGGCGCGGAGATCACGGAGTGGTCCCGGCGTCGCCGGATCGACGCCGGGATGGCCCACGTTCCGGAGGATCGTCACGAGCAGGGACTCGTCATGCCGTTCGATCTCGTCGAGAACGCCGTGCTCGGCAGTCAGCGCTCGTCGCGATTCGCAAGCGGCGGCCGTATCGACTGGCGAGCCGTTCGCGACCATGCGGACGACGTTATCGACACCTACGACGTCCGGCCGCCCGACGCCGACGCCGACGCCGAATCGTTCTCCGGCGGGAACCAGCAGAAGTTCATCGTCGGCCGCGAACTCGAGCGCGACCCCGATCTGGTCGTCGCGACCCACCCGACGCGGGGCGTCGACATCGGCTCGACCGAGTTCATCCACGATCGCCTCCTCGAGTTGCGCCGGCAGGGAAAGTCCGTGTTGCTCGTCTCCTCGAACCTCGACGAGGTCCAGGGGCTGTCCGATCGGCTCGCGGTCATCTACGAGGGCGAGTTCGTCGACGTCACCGATCCGGCGACGGTCACCGAGGAGGAACTCGGCCTCCTCATGGCCGGCGAGCGGCCGGACGAGACCGACGAGCGCGGCCGCGAATCGGCGGTCGACGTCGACAAACCCGCCGAAGGGGGTGAGCGCTGA
- a CDS encoding MaoC family dehydratase gives MSHQNAGENGFATLANVWSATTRALLENATAANRAAVSAMNSAETGERSDAETDASIPSLEYADPDWEFDRSVDDPADLHPGDAVTFEKVISEDDVRAFAEISGDTNRLHLDEGFAADTRFGERIVHGTLVSGLISAALARLPGLTIYLSQDLEFAGPVGIGDRVSARVEIVEDLGNEQYRLETIIRDEDADATVVDGEAVVLIDDLPES, from the coding sequence ATGTCACACCAGAACGCTGGTGAAAACGGTTTTGCCACCCTGGCGAACGTCTGGTCGGCGACGACCCGAGCCCTCCTCGAGAACGCCACCGCGGCGAACCGCGCCGCTGTCTCCGCGATGAATTCGGCGGAGACCGGCGAACGATCGGACGCGGAGACCGACGCGAGCATCCCGTCGCTCGAGTACGCCGATCCCGACTGGGAGTTCGACCGCAGCGTCGACGACCCGGCGGACCTGCACCCCGGAGACGCCGTCACCTTCGAGAAGGTGATCTCCGAGGACGACGTCCGGGCGTTCGCGGAGATCAGCGGCGACACGAACCGGCTCCACCTCGACGAGGGGTTCGCCGCAGACACCCGCTTCGGCGAGCGCATCGTCCACGGAACGCTGGTCTCCGGGCTCATCAGCGCCGCCCTGGCCCGCCTGCCCGGTCTCACGATCTACCTCTCGCAGGACCTCGAGTTCGCCGGTCCGGTCGGCATCGGCGACCGGGTCTCGGCGCGCGTCGAGATCGTCGAGGACCTCGGGAACGAACAGTACCGACTCGAGACGATCATCCGCGACGAGGACGCGGACGCGACGGTCGTCGACGGCGAGGCCGTCGTCCTGATCGACGACTTGCCCGAGTCGTAG
- a CDS encoding DUF488 domain-containing protein — translation MATGTLTDTYVAALQHDLADVPAEATLVGVVRSPTPWFHAAVDENVPELGPPADVLESIKELEEDFKMQGLCEEGAHNAAWDEAGFGERYRDYLESSAEARSALEDLERRLEAGESLALVCYENTEKKRCHRTILRERLEGRR, via the coding sequence ATGGCGACCGGGACGCTCACGGACACGTACGTGGCCGCGCTGCAGCACGACCTGGCGGACGTGCCGGCCGAGGCGACGCTGGTCGGCGTCGTCCGCAGTCCGACGCCGTGGTTCCACGCGGCCGTCGACGAGAACGTTCCCGAACTCGGTCCACCCGCCGACGTCCTCGAGTCGATTAAAGAACTCGAGGAGGACTTCAAAATGCAAGGTCTCTGTGAGGAAGGTGCGCACAACGCCGCGTGGGACGAGGCCGGGTTCGGCGAGCGGTATCGCGACTACCTCGAGTCGTCCGCCGAAGCGCGGTCGGCGCTCGAGGACCTCGAACGCCGGCTCGAAGCGGGCGAGTCGCTGGCGCTGGTCTGTTACGAGAACACCGAGAAAAAACGGTGCCACCGGACGATTCTGCGGGAGCGACTCGAAGGGCGGCGCTAG
- the cdd gene encoding cytidine deaminase — protein sequence MDELIEAAREIQDRAHVPYSEYRVGAALETADGEVFVGCNLENANYSNSLHAEEVAIAEAVKNGHREFARIAVSSDRRDGVTPCGMCRQTLAEFCDEAFVVLCDEGDDEPATEYALGELLPNTITQETLE from the coding sequence ATGGACGAGTTGATCGAGGCCGCCCGCGAGATTCAAGATCGAGCCCACGTGCCCTACTCCGAGTACCGCGTCGGTGCCGCCCTCGAGACCGCGGACGGCGAGGTGTTCGTCGGCTGCAACCTCGAGAACGCGAACTACAGCAACAGCCTCCACGCCGAGGAGGTCGCGATCGCCGAGGCGGTCAAGAACGGCCACCGCGAGTTCGCCCGGATCGCCGTCAGCTCCGATCGGCGGGACGGCGTCACCCCCTGCGGGATGTGCCGGCAGACGCTCGCGGAGTTCTGCGACGAGGCGTTCGTCGTGCTCTGTGACGAGGGCGACGACGAACCGGCCACCGAGTACGCGCTCGGCGAACTGCTGCCGAACACGATCACGCAGGAGACGCTCGAGTAG
- a CDS encoding BMP family lipoprotein, whose amino-acid sequence MVRDRRRFLRAAGAAGFAAMAGCVGGFGEGGGETDASVGMVYATGGLGDDSFNDMAQQGVLQADEEFNISYDEAEPDSVGEFDGAQREFAASGDYDLVSCIGFAQEDALRGNAEEYPDQDFIIVDAGVETDNVRSYNFDEPAGSFLVGHLSGLLTDTEFAAGDSETNPDESVVGFVGGEESPLIESFQAGFEAGVEHANPDAEVLSSYVGDFNDTASGQETARSMYESGADIVFHAAGRTGVGVFQAAESENRFAIGVDDDQSKSQEDYADVILASMVKRVDEAVFSAIESVIDDSFEGGDTEQLGLEDDGIETVYGQSIGDEIPDEIKDEVESSRQEIIDGEIEVPQEL is encoded by the coding sequence ATGGTACGAGATAGACGGCGGTTTTTGCGCGCAGCGGGCGCGGCTGGCTTCGCAGCGATGGCCGGGTGCGTCGGCGGGTTCGGCGAAGGGGGAGGCGAAACGGATGCGTCCGTGGGGATGGTGTACGCGACCGGCGGGCTCGGCGACGACTCGTTCAACGACATGGCACAGCAGGGGGTGTTGCAGGCCGACGAGGAGTTCAACATTTCCTACGACGAGGCCGAACCCGATTCAGTCGGGGAGTTCGACGGCGCACAGCGGGAGTTCGCCGCCTCCGGCGACTACGATCTGGTCAGTTGCATCGGCTTCGCACAGGAGGATGCGCTCCGCGGAAACGCGGAGGAGTATCCGGACCAGGACTTCATCATCGTCGACGCGGGCGTCGAGACGGACAACGTTCGGAGCTACAACTTCGACGAGCCCGCGGGCTCGTTCCTGGTCGGTCACCTGTCGGGGCTGTTGACCGACACCGAGTTCGCGGCGGGCGACAGCGAGACCAACCCCGACGAGTCCGTCGTCGGCTTCGTCGGCGGAGAGGAATCGCCGCTGATCGAGTCGTTCCAGGCCGGCTTCGAAGCCGGCGTCGAACACGCCAACCCGGACGCGGAGGTCCTCTCGAGCTACGTCGGCGACTTCAACGACACCGCGAGCGGCCAGGAGACGGCGCGCTCGATGTACGAGTCGGGCGCCGACATCGTGTTCCACGCCGCGGGTCGAACCGGCGTCGGGGTCTTCCAGGCCGCCGAATCCGAGAACCGGTTCGCGATCGGCGTCGACGACGACCAGTCCAAGAGCCAGGAGGACTACGCCGACGTCATCCTCGCGAGCATGGTCAAACGCGTCGACGAGGCGGTGTTCAGCGCGATCGAGTCCGTCATCGACGATTCCTTCGAGGGCGGCGACACCGAACAACTCGGCCTCGAGGACGACGGCATCGAGACCGTCTACGGCCAGTCGATCGGCGACGAGATTCCCGACGAGATCAAAGACGAAGTCGAGAGCTCCAGACAGGAAATCATCGACGGCGAGATCGAGGTCCCGCAGGAACTGTGA
- a CDS encoding poly(R)-hydroxyalkanoic acid synthase subunit PhaE, with translation MTDSQPQSQNWNAFVEQWNEQFLEALEDNMEAQARFVESWSETVGEMTEENEISDGVEGYARAYETWMNASQQMVERMNDQLEGEEVEIEEFRDVWLNTANEAFKEVMSTTAFAKMTGETVGDVLELQQQADEAAEETLHTLGFATEGDVVEVGDRLVELERRQHAVEQKLDRVLDQLEEQ, from the coding sequence ATGACAGACTCACAGCCCCAGTCGCAGAACTGGAACGCGTTCGTCGAACAGTGGAACGAGCAATTCCTCGAGGCGCTCGAGGACAACATGGAAGCCCAGGCCCGCTTCGTCGAGAGCTGGTCCGAGACCGTCGGCGAGATGACCGAGGAGAACGAGATTTCCGACGGCGTCGAGGGCTACGCCCGGGCCTACGAGACGTGGATGAACGCCTCGCAGCAGATGGTCGAGCGGATGAACGACCAGCTGGAGGGCGAAGAGGTCGAAATCGAGGAGTTCCGCGACGTCTGGCTCAACACGGCCAACGAGGCGTTCAAGGAGGTCATGTCGACGACCGCCTTCGCGAAGATGACCGGCGAGACCGTCGGCGACGTGCTGGAACTCCAGCAGCAGGCCGACGAGGCCGCCGAGGAGACGCTGCACACCCTCGGCTTCGCGACCGAAGGTGACGTCGTCGAGGTCGGCGACCGGCTCGTCGAACTCGAGCGCCGCCAGCACGCCGTCGAGCAAAAACTCGACCGCGTTCTCGACCAGCTAGAGGAGCAATGA
- a CDS encoding AbrB/MazE/SpoVT family DNA-binding domain-containing protein, with translation MTDDSDRSSWFPPAMFAEQMQDAGEQVAESQQEMLKQLMQASSANPFQNASNFGPMNMGTATFKARVQSGGRVSIPEPERDALDIEEGDIVQTIVVPVKRNREE, from the coding sequence ATGACGGACGACTCCGACCGATCGTCCTGGTTTCCGCCCGCGATGTTCGCCGAACAGATGCAGGACGCCGGAGAGCAGGTCGCCGAATCCCAGCAGGAGATGTTGAAACAGTTGATGCAGGCGAGTTCCGCGAACCCGTTCCAGAACGCGTCGAACTTCGGCCCGATGAACATGGGCACGGCGACGTTCAAGGCTCGCGTCCAGAGCGGCGGCCGGGTCAGCATCCCCGAACCGGAACGGGACGCCCTCGACATCGAGGAGGGCGACATCGTCCAGACGATCGTCGTTCCCGTCAAACGCAACCGCGAGGAGTAA
- a CDS encoding phosphohexomutase domain-containing protein, with amino-acid sequence MTLFGTAGIRGPVEEVSPSLALAVGQAAGEPGTTFVVGRDGRETGPALAAAMEAGLESAGADVHRAGRLPTPALAFASRGRRGVMLTASHNPPSDNGIKLFADGVEYDSEAEGLIDEQVDAQTESSGLASWDEWGRPERVDVLEAYRDAVANYVRTRFGDDDGEDRPLAGLSIAVDCGNGMGALATPQVLDVLGAEVVAVNANVDGYFSGRASKPTPETLTEFREFLAESSFDLGLAHDGDADRLVVLESDGEVIHEDTVLAVVAAHYAETSEAADPVVVTTPNASARIDERVREAGGRVERVRLGSLHEGIARERARGGDDTAVVFAAEPWKHIHTAFGGWIDGVASAAVVAALTAEAGDTATLREPVTERPYRKVSVDCPDARKSAAMAALETDLPGAFPEATVDTDYGVRLEFEDASWILVRPSGTEPYVRLYAESDDVDELVAEAKTIIENAIEAVR; translated from the coding sequence ATGACACTGTTCGGGACCGCTGGGATCCGCGGCCCAGTCGAGGAGGTATCGCCGTCGCTCGCCCTCGCGGTCGGTCAGGCCGCCGGCGAACCCGGGACGACGTTCGTCGTCGGCCGCGACGGTCGAGAGACGGGACCGGCGCTCGCGGCGGCGATGGAGGCCGGCCTCGAGAGCGCGGGTGCCGACGTGCACCGCGCCGGCCGGCTGCCGACGCCGGCGCTCGCCTTCGCCTCGCGCGGTCGTCGTGGCGTCATGCTCACCGCGAGTCACAACCCGCCGAGCGACAACGGGATCAAGCTCTTCGCCGACGGCGTCGAGTACGACAGCGAAGCCGAGGGCCTGATCGACGAGCAGGTCGACGCCCAGACCGAGTCGTCCGGGCTCGCGTCGTGGGACGAGTGGGGTCGACCGGAGCGCGTCGACGTCCTCGAGGCGTACCGCGACGCCGTCGCGAACTACGTCCGAACCCGATTCGGTGACGACGACGGCGAGGACCGCCCGCTCGCGGGGCTGTCGATCGCGGTCGACTGCGGCAACGGGATGGGAGCGCTCGCGACGCCGCAGGTTCTCGACGTCCTCGGCGCCGAGGTCGTCGCCGTCAACGCGAACGTCGACGGCTACTTCTCCGGACGCGCCAGCAAGCCGACGCCCGAGACGCTGACGGAGTTCCGCGAGTTCCTCGCCGAGAGTTCGTTCGATCTCGGACTGGCTCACGACGGCGACGCCGACCGCCTCGTCGTGCTCGAATCCGACGGGGAGGTCATCCACGAAGACACCGTCCTCGCCGTCGTCGCGGCCCACTACGCGGAGACCAGCGAAGCCGCCGATCCCGTGGTCGTCACTACGCCGAACGCATCGGCCCGGATCGACGAGCGAGTCCGCGAGGCGGGCGGCCGCGTCGAACGCGTCCGACTCGGCTCGCTTCACGAGGGTATCGCGCGCGAGCGCGCACGGGGCGGCGACGACACCGCGGTCGTCTTCGCGGCCGAACCCTGGAAACACATTCACACCGCCTTCGGCGGCTGGATCGACGGCGTCGCGAGCGCCGCCGTCGTCGCCGCGCTCACCGCCGAAGCCGGCGACACCGCGACGCTGCGAGAGCCCGTCACCGAGCGCCCCTACCGGAAGGTGAGCGTCGACTGCCCCGACGCGCGCAAGTCGGCCGCGATGGCGGCGCTCGAGACCGACCTCCCCGGGGCGTTCCCCGAGGCGACCGTCGACACCGATTACGGCGTTCGACTCGAGTTCGAGGACGCCTCCTGGATTCTCGTTCGACCGAGCGGCACAGAGCCGTACGTGCGGCTCTACGCCGAGAGCGACGACGTGGACGAACTGGTCGCCGAGGCGAAGACCATCATCGAAAACGCGATCGAAGCGGTGCGGTAA
- a CDS encoding ABC transporter permease, protein MIDGLSRRTVLGALGALSVIWVVAGLAFPDSWAGALLSIAASPSTHTAMLRLAVPIALAAIGGIFAEKSGVINIGIEGLLIVSAFSAIIVTFWLGSGESTLMLSHHWWGFAVGILASTLFALLFAIVCIDFKADQIIAGLAVWLIALGLAPFASRIVFDSPNTAGVGRFRNVTIPFLSEIPLLGYLLFDTPPQVYIMLGAAVAGWYLLNRTAFGRWVVASGENPKALDTAGVDVRRVRYAAVILSGVFAGLGGAGFALGQLGTFAGGGETAIGGRGFIAIATYLFANYHPLGALAGSFLFAGLEAMQIQLQNMGYAVPTELIRTIPYVTVIVVLVFVGKTRLPEAAGEPYDGDED, encoded by the coding sequence ATGATTGACGGGCTCTCTCGGCGGACGGTTCTCGGCGCGCTCGGCGCGCTCTCGGTCATCTGGGTCGTCGCCGGCCTCGCGTTTCCCGACTCGTGGGCCGGGGCGCTCCTCTCGATCGCGGCCAGCCCGAGCACGCACACGGCGATGCTTCGACTCGCCGTTCCCATCGCGCTGGCGGCCATCGGCGGCATCTTCGCCGAGAAGAGCGGCGTGATCAACATCGGGATCGAGGGGCTGCTCATCGTCTCGGCGTTCTCGGCGATCATCGTGACGTTCTGGCTGGGTTCGGGCGAATCGACGCTGATGCTCTCCCATCACTGGTGGGGCTTCGCGGTCGGCATCCTCGCGAGCACGCTGTTCGCCCTGCTCTTCGCGATCGTCTGTATCGACTTCAAGGCCGATCAGATCATCGCCGGGCTCGCGGTCTGGCTGATCGCACTCGGGCTCGCGCCCTTCGCGTCGCGGATCGTCTTCGACAGCCCGAACACCGCCGGCGTGGGCCGATTCCGGAACGTGACGATCCCGTTCCTCTCGGAGATCCCGCTACTGGGCTACCTGCTGTTCGACACGCCGCCGCAGGTGTACATCATGCTCGGAGCCGCCGTCGCGGGCTGGTACCTGCTCAATCGGACCGCGTTCGGCCGCTGGGTCGTCGCTAGCGGCGAGAACCCGAAGGCGCTCGACACGGCGGGCGTCGACGTCCGCAGGGTTCGGTACGCCGCCGTGATCCTCTCGGGCGTCTTCGCCGGCCTCGGCGGCGCCGGATTCGCACTCGGCCAGCTCGGCACGTTCGCCGGCGGCGGCGAGACGGCCATCGGCGGCCGCGGGTTCATCGCCATCGCGACCTACCTCTTCGCGAACTACCACCCGCTCGGCGCGCTCGCCGGCTCGTTCCTCTTCGCCGGGCTCGAGGCGATGCAGATCCAGCTGCAGAACATGGGCTACGCCGTCCCGACGGAACTCATCCGGACGATCCCGTACGTAACGGTGATCGTCGTCCTCGTCTTCGTCGGCAAGACCCGGCTGCCGGAGGCGGCCGGCGAGCCCTACGACGGCGACGAGGACTGA
- a CDS encoding nucleoside phosphorylase has protein sequence MPGDSEDPNADVQYHLEVSADDVADTVLLPGNPERLEVIVDYWDDHELRAHHREYRTATGSYEGTPISVTSTGIGSPSAAIAVEELARVGCETFIRVGSCGAVQPEMNVGDLVITTGGLRQEGTSDEYVREDYPAVADHEVVSALVAAAERLGYDYHAGVTMSADSFYAGQGRPGFEGFEAAGSTDLVDQLAEANVKNIEMEASAILTLANVYGLRAGAVCTVYADRQGGEFSTEGESRAAETATLATHLLAKMDAVKREAGVDRWHAGLSLE, from the coding sequence ATGCCCGGAGACAGCGAAGATCCGAACGCCGACGTACAGTACCACCTCGAGGTCAGCGCGGACGACGTCGCCGACACCGTCCTCCTGCCGGGGAACCCCGAGCGGCTCGAGGTCATCGTCGACTACTGGGACGATCACGAGCTGCGGGCCCACCACCGCGAGTACCGGACCGCGACGGGGAGCTACGAAGGGACGCCGATCTCGGTGACGTCGACGGGTATCGGGAGCCCGTCCGCGGCGATCGCCGTCGAGGAACTCGCCCGCGTCGGCTGCGAGACCTTTATTCGAGTCGGCTCCTGCGGCGCGGTCCAGCCGGAGATGAACGTGGGCGACCTGGTGATCACGACCGGCGGGCTCCGCCAGGAGGGAACGAGCGACGAGTACGTCCGCGAGGACTACCCCGCCGTGGCCGACCACGAGGTCGTCAGCGCGCTCGTCGCCGCGGCCGAGCGACTCGGCTACGACTACCACGCCGGCGTGACGATGAGCGCCGACTCCTTCTACGCCGGCCAGGGACGACCCGGCTTCGAGGGGTTCGAGGCTGCCGGCTCGACCGACCTGGTCGATCAGCTCGCCGAGGCGAACGTCAAGAACATCGAGATGGAGGCGAGCGCCATCCTCACGCTCGCGAACGTCTACGGCCTCCGCGCGGGCGCGGTCTGTACCGTCTACGCCGACCGACAGGGCGGCGAGTTCAGCACCGAGGGCGAGTCGCGCGCCGCCGAGACCGCCACGCTCGCCACGCACCTGCTCGCCAAGATGGACGCCGTCAAACGCGAGGCGGGCGTCGACCGCTGGCACGCCGGGCTCTCGCTCGAGTAA
- a CDS encoding ABC transporter permease, which produces MREDIERLLERLVHASVLERVVISVAALFAAILVGGVLVFASGGFASCRTGLDLGGATFCYNPMQVYYELFLGSLGHPLEGDWSPMNYSLATTLRQTTLLIFAGLSVAVAFRAGLFNIGTQGQLVVGGLLTAVTVLFAAQYVPGGGVGTALLVPLGVLAGAIGGGFYGAIPGALKAYADANEVITTIMLNFIATGVTATLLSWRFQDPDSANPQTRTVPEYAEIPNVPVVGFSGRMDFSLLALGFAVALMLGIAWLLARTSFGYELRTSGVQPAAAAYGGVDEKRMTVASMTLSGALGGVAGAFWVLMQHGRWLENVPPLGFDGIAVSILAGNNPLGVGAAAFLFGVLSSGSSSINTATDVPPELVGVLSGLVILFVAMPEFFRMIGRRFVDVGDAAPARTTGGEADD; this is translated from the coding sequence ATGCGCGAGGATATCGAGCGACTGCTCGAGCGCCTCGTTCACGCGTCGGTCCTCGAACGCGTCGTCATCAGCGTCGCGGCGCTGTTCGCGGCGATCCTCGTCGGCGGCGTTCTCGTCTTCGCCTCCGGCGGCTTCGCCTCCTGTCGGACGGGGCTCGATCTCGGCGGCGCCACCTTCTGTTACAACCCGATGCAGGTCTACTACGAGCTGTTCCTCGGCTCGCTCGGCCACCCGCTCGAGGGCGACTGGAGTCCGATGAACTACAGCCTCGCGACGACGCTCCGGCAGACGACGCTGCTGATCTTTGCCGGCCTCTCCGTTGCCGTCGCGTTCCGCGCGGGACTGTTCAACATCGGAACGCAGGGCCAGCTGGTCGTCGGCGGACTGCTGACGGCGGTGACGGTCCTGTTCGCGGCGCAGTACGTCCCCGGCGGCGGCGTCGGAACCGCGCTTCTGGTCCCGCTCGGCGTGCTCGCCGGCGCGATCGGCGGCGGCTTTTACGGGGCGATCCCGGGCGCGCTCAAGGCCTACGCGGACGCCAACGAGGTCATCACGACGATCATGCTCAACTTCATCGCCACCGGCGTCACCGCGACGCTGCTCTCCTGGCGGTTCCAGGATCCGGATAGCGCCAACCCGCAGACGCGCACCGTACCCGAGTACGCCGAGATCCCGAACGTACCGGTCGTGGGATTTAGCGGTCGGATGGACTTCTCGCTGCTCGCGCTCGGATTCGCGGTCGCGCTCATGCTCGGGATCGCGTGGCTGCTCGCCCGGACGTCGTTCGGCTACGAACTGCGGACGAGCGGCGTCCAGCCCGCCGCGGCGGCCTACGGCGGCGTCGACGAGAAGCGCATGACCGTCGCGAGCATGACGCTCTCGGGTGCGCTCGGCGGCGTCGCGGGCGCCTTCTGGGTGCTCATGCAACACGGCCGCTGGCTCGAGAACGTTCCCCCGCTCGGATTCGACGGCATCGCCGTTTCGATCCTCGCGGGGAACAATCCGCTCGGCGTCGGTGCCGCAGCGTTCCTCTTCGGCGTCCTCTCGAGCGGCTCGAGTTCGATCAACACCGCGACGGACGTCCCGCCGGAGCTCGTCGGCGTTCTCTCGGGCCTGGTCATCCTGTTCGTCGCGATGCCCGAGTTCTTCCGCATGATCGGCCGTCGATTCGTCGACGTCGGCGACGCTGCGCCGGCCCGGACCACCGGAGGTGAGGCCGATGATTGA